One genomic segment of Pongo pygmaeus isolate AG05252 chromosome 19, NHGRI_mPonPyg2-v2.0_pri, whole genome shotgun sequence includes these proteins:
- the MYBBP1A gene encoding myb-binding protein 1A produces MGSRDPAEPMSLGEATQSGVRPADRHGLLKHSREFLDFFWDIAKPEQETRLAATEKLLEYLRGRPKGSEMKYALKRLITGLGVGRETARPCYSLALAQLLQSFEDLPLCSILQQIQEKYDLHQVKKAMLRPALFANLFGVLALFQSGRLVKDQEALMKSVKLLQALAQYQNHLQEQPRKALVDILSEVSKATLQEILPEVLKADLNIILSSPEQLELFLLAQQKVPSKLKKLVGSVNLFSDENVPRLVNVLKMAASSVKKDRKLPAIALDLLRLALKEDKFPRFWKEVVEQGLLKMQFWPASYLCFRLLGAALPLLTKEQLQLVMRGDVIRHYGEHVCTAKLPKQFKFAPEMDDYVGTFLEGCQDDPERQLAVLVAFSSITNQGLPVTPTFWRVVRFLSPLALQGYVAWLQAMFLQPDLDSLVDFSTNNQKKAQDSSLHVPERDVFRLRKWIIFRLVSIVDSLHLEMEEALTEQVARFCLFHSFFVTKKPTSQIPETKQPFSFPLESQAREAVSSAFFSLLQTLSTQFKQAPDQTRGGQPWTYRLVQFADLLLNHSHNVTTVTPLTAQQRQAWDRMLQTLKELEAHSAEARAAAFQHLLLLVGIHLLKSPAESCDLLSDIQTCIRKSLGEKPRRSRNKAIDPQEPPWVEVLVEILLALLAQPSHLMRQVARSVFGHICSQLTPRALQLILDVLNPETSEDENDRVVVTDDSDERQLQGAEDKSEEGEENRSSESEEESEGEESEEEERDGDVDQGFREQLMTVLQAGKALGGEDSEDEEELGDEAMMALDQSLASLFAEQKLRIQARRDEKNKLQKEKALRRDFQIRVLDLVEVLVTKQPENVLVLELLEPLLSIIRRSLRSSSSKQEQDLLHKTARIFMHHLCRARRYCHDLGERAEALHAQVERLVQQAGRQPDSPTALYHFNASLYLLRVLKGNTAEGCVHETQEKQKAGTDPSPMPTGPQAASCLDLNLVTRVYSTALSSFLTKRNSPLTVPMFLSLFSRHPVLCKSLLPILVQHITGPVRPRHQACLLLQKTLSMREVRSCFEDPEWKQLMGQVLAKVTENLRVLGEAQTKAQHQQALSSLELLNALFRTCKHEKLTLDLPVLLGVLQAQQQSLQQGAHSTGPSRLHDLYWQAMKTLGVQRPKLEKKDAKEVPSATQSPISKKRKKKGFLPETKKRKKRKSEDGTPAEDGTPAATGRSQPPNMGRKKRNRTKAKVPAQAQANEIPATKSPAPGAPTLSPSTPAKSPKLQKKNQKLSEVNGAPGSPAEPAGQKQHQKALPKKGVLGKSPLSALARKKARLSLVIRSPSLLQSGAKKKKAQLRKAGKP; encoded by the exons CTGTTACAGTCTTTTGAAGACCTCCCCTTGTGCAGCATCCTGCAGCAGATACAAGAAAAATATGACCTGCATCAGGTGAAGAAG GCAATGCTGAGACCTGCTCTCTTTGCAAACCTGTTTGGAGTGCTCGCCCTCTTTCAGTCAGGCCGGCTGGTGAAG GACCAGGAGGCACTGATGAAGTCGGTGAAGCTGCTGCAGGCCCTGGCCCAGTACCAAAACCACTTGCAGGAGCAGCCCCGGAAGGCCCTGGTGGACATCCTCTCCGAG GTCTCGAAGGCCACATTGCAGGAGATCCTGCCAGAGGTCCTCAAAGCTGACTTGAATATAATACTCAGCTCCCCTGAACAGCTAGAGCTCTTCCTCCTGGCCCAGCAGAAGGTGCCCTCCAAGCTCAAGAAGCTGGTGGGATCCGTGAACCTATTCTCGGATGAGAATGTTCCCAG GCTGGTGAACGTGCTGAAGATGGCCGCCTCCTCTGTGAAGAAGGACCGCAAGCTGCCCGCCATCGCTCTGGACCTGCTCCGCCTGGCGCTCAAGGAAGACAAGTTCCCACGGTTCTGGAAGGAGGTGGTAGAACAAGGGCTGCTGAAGATGCAGTTCTGGCCAGCCAG CTACCTGTGTTTCCGCCTGCTGGGCGCGGCCCTGCCCCTGCTGACCAAGGAGCAGCTGCAGCTGGTGATGCGGGGAGATGTGATCCGCCATTACGGGGAGCACGTGTGCACTGCTAAG CTCCCAAAGCAGTTCAAGTTTGCCCCAGAGATGGACGATTACGTGGGCACCTTCCTAGAGGGGTGCCAGGATGACCCTGAGCGGCAGCTGGCTGTGCTAGTGGCTTTCTCATCCATCACCAACCAAGGCCTCCCTGTCACGCCTACTTTTTGGCGGGTCGTGCGGTTCCTGAGCCCTCTGGCCCTGCAGGGCTATGTGGCCTGGCTGCAGGCCATGTTTCTCCAGCCAGACCTGGACTCCTTGGTTGACTTCAGCACCAACAACCAGAAGAAAGCCCAGGATTCATCGCTCCATGT GCCTGAGCGAGATGTGTTCCGGCTGAGGAAATGGATCATTTTTCGATTGGTGAGCATTGTGGACAGCCTGCACCTGGAGATGGAGGAGGCCTTGACTGAGCAGGTGGCCAG gttttgtttgttccacTCGTTCTTTGTCACAAAGAAGCCCACATCCCAGATCCCTGAGACAAAGCAGCCGTTCTCCTTCCCTTTGGAAAGCCAGGCCCGAGAGGCTGTCAGCAGTGCCTTCTTCAG TCTGCTGCAGACCCTCAGCACGCAGTTCAAGCAGGCACCGGACCAGACCCGGGGTGGGCAGCCCTGGACCTACCGCCTGGTGCAATTCGCAGACCTCCTGTTGAATCACAGCCACAACGTGACCACCGTGACACCCCTCACGGCGCAGCAGCGCCAGGCCTGGGACCG GATGCTGCAGACTCTGAAGGAGCTGGAGGCCCACTCCGCAGAGGCCAGGGCTGCTGCCTTCCAGCACCTTCTGCTCCTCGTGGGCATCCACCTCCTCAAG TCCCCTGCAGAGAGCTGTGACCTGCTGAGCGACATCCAGACCTGCATCAGGAAGAGCCTGGGAGAGAAGCCCCGCCGGAGCCGCAACAAGGCCATCG ACCCCCAGGAGCCCCCGTGGGTAGAGGTGCTGGTGGAGATCCTGCTGGCCCTGTTGGCCCAGCCCAGCCACCTCATGCGCCAGGTGGCCCGGAGCGTGTTTGGCCACATCTGCTCCCAGCTGACCCCGCGTGCCCTGCAGCTAATTCTGGAT GTGCTGAACCCTGAGACCAGTGAGGATGAGAATGACCGCGTGGTGGTGACGGACGATTCTGATGAGCGGCAGCTGCAGGGTGCAGAG GACAAGAGCGAGGAAGGTGAGGaaaacagaagctcagagagTGAAGAGGAGAGTGAGGGGGAGGAGAGCGAGGAGGAGGAGCGCGACGGGGATGTGGACCAGGGCTTCCGGGAACAGCTGATGACTGTACTGCAGGCTGGGAAGGCGCTG GGTGGAGAGGACAGTGAGGACGAGGAAGAGCTGGGGGACGAGGCCATGATGGCCCTGGACCAGAGCCTCGCCAGCCTCTTTGCCGAGCAGAAGCTGCGGATCCAGGCCCGGCGAGACGAGAAGAACAAGCTGCAGAAGGAGAAGGCGCTGCGGCGCGACTTCCAGATCCGG GTGCTGGACCTGGTGGAGGTGCTAGTGACCAAGCAGCCCGAGAATGTCCTGGTCCTGGAGCTGCTGGAGCCGCTGCTGAGCATCATACGGCGCAGCCTGCGCAGCAGCAGCTCCAAACAGGAGCAGGACCTTCTGCACAAGACGGCGCGCATCTTCAT GCACCACCTGTGCCGTGCCCGGCGCTACTGCCACGACTTGGGTGAGCGCGCAGAGGCCCTGCATGCCCAGGTGGAGCGGTTGGTGCAGCAGGCTGGCCGCCAGCCCGACTCCCCCACCGCCCTCTACCACTTCAACGCCTCTCTCTACCTGCTCCGGGTCTTGAAGGGCAACACTGCCGAGGGCTGTGTGCATGAGACACAGGAGAAGCAGAAAGCTGGCACTGACCCCAGCCCCATGCCCACGGGCCCGCAG GCTGCCAGCTGCTTGGACTTGAACCTGGTGACCCGGGTGTACTCGACAGCACTGAGCTCCTTCCTGACTAAGCGCAACAGCCCGCTCACAGTTCCCATGTTCCTCAGCCTCTTCTCCCGGCACCCG GTGCTCTGTAAGAGCCTGCTCCCCATCCTGGTCCAGCATATCACAGGCCCGGTGCGGCCCCGTCATCAG GCCTGCCTGCTGCTCCAGAAGACCCTGTCCATGCGGGAGGTGAGGTCGTGCTTTGAGGACCCCGAGTGGAAGCAGCTGATGGGCCAGGTCCTAGCAAAGGTCACTGAG AACCTGCGCGTGCTGGGGGAGGCGCAGACCAAGGCGCAGCATCAGCAGGCACTGTCCTCCCTGGAGCTGCTCAACGCTCTCTTCAGGACCTGCAAACATGAG AAGCTGACCTTGGACCTGCCGGTGCTCCTGGGTGTGCTGCAGGCGCAACAGCAGAGCCTACAGCAGGGGGCACACTCCACCGGCCCCAGCCGCCTGCACGATCTCTACTGGCAGGCCATGAAAACCCTGGGAGTCCA GCGCCCCAAGTTGGAGAAGAAGGATGCCAAGGAGGTCCCCAGTGCCACCCAGAGCCCCATCAGCAAGAAGCGGAAGAAAAAGGGATTCTTGCCAGAGACGAAGAAGCGCAAGAAACGCAAGTCAGAGGATGGCACGCCAGCGGAGGATGGCACACCTGCAGCCACCGGCAGGAGCCAGCCCCCCAACATGGGCAGGAAGAAGAGGAACAGGACAAAGGCCAAGgtcccagcccaggcccaggcaAACGAGATACCAGCCACCAAGAGTCCAGCCCCTGGTGCCCCCACCCTGAGCCCCAGCACCCCTGCCAAATCCCcaaaactgcagaagaaaaaccAGAAGCTGTCTGAGGTGAATGGAGCTCCCGGGTCCCCCGCGGAACCTGCAGGCCAAAAGCAGCATCAGAAGGCTCTTCCCAAAAAGGGGGTCTTGGGCAAATCACCACTGTCCGCGCTGGCACGGAAAAAGGCAAGGCTGTCTTTGGTCATCAGGAGTCCCAGCCTGCTTCAGAGTGGGGCCAAGAAGAAGAAAGCGCAGCTGAGGAAGGCGGGGAAGCCCTGA